In a genomic window of Polyodon spathula isolate WHYD16114869_AA chromosome 21, ASM1765450v1, whole genome shotgun sequence:
- the LOC121296105 gene encoding fatty acid desaturase 6-like produces MEALSDAVLQIKEVEAQSGIRDAGERSWKNLERKPSSQEVAGQEIPGNKRQFQDLSLLNGAGTCKKRNAEEEMVPALVHRSENYKEEEREKVTVMMELTGLVQKAVNESSWWERRGIDGAILAAAFLSLPAGFLLLSCSHTLLFSLGILVMGTAHAVITIKGTHLASHGSLSESQAWGRFWAVFFIELCGSFSARAGVHAHIKVHHAHTNIIGLGDSSTWKLPFLPRYVYMFVAPLAVPVITPVVALGLLKDLSMGIALRTLCMITLGLYSQYWLLLHLSGFQSPVSALLCMLLCRAAFSLPYIHVNIFQHIGLPMFSASRRPSRLHQMTHGVLNLPRNPLLDWTFGHSLINCHVEHHLFPFLSDHMCLKVKPIISRYLREKRLPYQEDGYLSRMCLFLREYQELMVLAPPITELVGMQ; encoded by the exons ATGGAGGCACTATCGGACGCTGTACTGCAGATAAAAGAAGTGGAGGCACAGAGTGGGATAAGGGATGCAGGGGAAAGGAGCTGGAAGAATTTGGAAAGGAAGCCCTCATCCCAAGAGGTTGCTGGACAGGAGATCCCAGGAAACAAAAGGCAGTTTCAAGACCTTTCCCTTCTGAATGGGGCTGGAACTTGTAAGAAAAGGAATGCTGAAGAGGAGATGGTACCTGCGCTAGTGCACAGGAGTGAGAATTACaaggaagaggagagggagaaggtgACTGTGATGATGGAGCTAACAGGGCTGGTCCAGAAAGCTGTGAACGAGAGCAGCTGGTGGGAGAGACGGGGAATCGATGGTGCAATACTCGCTGCAGCTTTCCTCTCCTTACCTGCAG GTTTCCTGTTGCTGAGTTGTTCTCACACCCTACTCTTCTCATTGGGAATCCTGGTCATGGGGACGGCACACGCTGTTATCACCATAAAGGGGACTCACCTAGCCAGCCATGGGTCGTTAAGCGAGTCCCAGGCTTGGGGCCGGTTCTGGGCCGTTTTCTTTATTGAG CTGTGCGGCTCGTTCTCTGCGAGGGCGGGGGTGCATGCTCACATCAAGGTGCACCACGCCCACACCAACATCATTGGCCTCGGAGACTCCAGCACCTGGAAGCTTCCCTTCCTCCCGCGATACGTCTACATGTTCGTGGCCCCACTGGCTGTGCCCGTTATCACCCCAGTGGTGGCACTTG GCCTCCTGAAGGACCTCTCCATGGGTATTGCATTGCGGACGCTGTGCATGATCACGCTGGGTCTCTACTCCCAGTACTGGCTCCTACTCCACCTGTCAGGATTCCAGTCCCCAGTCTCTGCCCTGCTCTGCATGCTGCTGTGTAGAGCCGCCTTCTCCCTCCCCTACATTCATGTCAACATCTTCCAG CACATCGGCCTTCCCATGTTCTCTGCCAGCCGGAGGCCCAGCCGACTACATCAGATGACACACGGGGTGCTGAATTTACCCAGAAACCCTCTGCTCGACTGGACGTTCGGACACTCCCTCATCAACTGCCACGTGGAACACCATCTCTTCCCGTTCCTGTCTGATCACATGTGCCTGAAG GTGAAACCCATCATCTCACGCTACCTGAGAGAGAAGCGGCTGCCCTATCAGGAGGACGGCTACCTCTCCCGCATGTGCCTCTTCCTCAGGGAGTATCAGGAGCTCATGGTGTTGGCCCCGCCCATCACAGAGCTGGTGGGCATGCAGTGA